GAAGGATAATCTGAAGGTTCGACACTTACTAATATAGCACTGTTAGAATTGACATTATCTCTTGCAAATTCACTCATTCCATTTGTAACAACCATATTCTCTTCTGAAGCCGATGCAACAACATATCCCCCCGGACACATACAAAAAGTATAGACAGCTCTTCCATTTTTCGCCCTATGAGAAAGCTTATAATCTGCAGCCTTTAATCTCGGATGATTATAAAATTTACCATACTGACTTTTATCAATTAATTCCTTTAAATGTTCAATCCTTACACCAATAGAAAATGGTTTTTGTTTGATTGTTATTCCTTTGTTGAATAACAATTCAAAAGTATCTCTTGCACTGTGACCAATAGCTAAAATTATTACATCAGAATATATTTTTTCATTACCGTTTACAACAACACCTTTTACCTTTCCATTTTTGATAATAATATCGGTAACCTTGCTTTCAAATAAAACACTCCCACCAAGAGAAATTATTTTTTTTCTTATATTCTTCACAGCTATTTCCAGTTTATCAGTACCAATATGCGGTTTGTTGACATATAGTATCTCTTCTGGAGCACCGGCCTTTACAAATTCTTCAAGCATCTTCCTAATTCTATTATTCTTATCCTTTATAAGCGTATTTAACTTGCCATCAGAAAATGTTCCAGCTCCACCTTCACCAAATTGAACATTACTTTCTATATTTAAAACACCCTTTTTCCAGAAAAGATTTACGTCTTTTTTTCTTTCTTCAACCGCCTTTCCTCTTTCCAATATTATAGGCTCAAACCCTGCTTCGGCAAGTATTAATCCAGCAAATAACCCGGAAGGTCCGGAGCCTATTATTATCGGTCTCGTAGTCAAAAGTTCCTCTCCCTGAGCTGGTAATATATACTCTTTCTCTGGAGATATCATAACAAGGGAATTATTTTTTAATTTATCTTCATCTTCCACTTTAAAATCCACATTATACACAAAATAAATCATATCATTCTTTTTACGCGCATCAATAGAGCGTTTTATAATTCTAACTTCTTGAATTTCTTTTGATGAAATATTCAACTTTTTTGCAATTTCTTTTTTTATATCTTCATCTTGATGATCAATAGGTAATTTTATATTATTTATTCTCAACATAATTTTTTAATCTCCTTCTATAATCTTCAAATGTATTATATCATAAAATAAAACGACCTTTGCAGGCCGCTTATTATATCTTGCACTCATCAAATAACTTTCTCAAAATTATTTCATCATTAACTTCCAAGTTATTATCTTTCATCCATTCATCATTAAAAAATTTTGTTAAATAGCTTCTTCCACTATCAGGAAAAATTACAACAGCTTTTTTATTCTTTATATTATTTTCTTTTAAATACTTTATCATTCCAAATAATGCTGCCCCAGAAGAGCCACCGACCAATATCCCTTCTCTTTTTGATAAAAATCTCGCCATTGAAAATGCTTCCTGATCATTAATCACAACTATATCATCTATAATGTCTAAATTTATGGTTTTTGGGATAATATTTTTTCCTATTCCTTCAACTAAATATGGATGAGAATGTTTCAATGCTTCCTCAACTGTAAGACCAGCTTTTACGTGATGATATATTGACCCCTCTGGATCTACTCCTATTAATTTTATATCCTTTCTTTCTTTAAAATATTTACCAATTCCAGAAATTGTTCCGCCTGTACCCAATCCAGCAAAAATATAGTCAAGCTCTCCATTAAATTGTTTCCATAATTCTGGTGCAGTTGTTCTATAATGAGCTTTTGGATTATTTTTATTAAAATATTGATTGGGGATAAACGCATAATTGTTTGGATCTACAGCCTTTTCAAAAATCTTTTTTAATTCTTTTTCATTATTTTGATTTATTAAAATCTGGATATAGCTTACTATTCCTTCTATTTCTGATTTTGATAAAGGCTTTCTCTTTTCCCAGATTATATTTCTAATAATTTCAGCGATTTTATATTGCGACATTACAGAAAATGGGGAAACATTACCTGGGACTCTTATTATATATGCTCCATATGCTCTTAGCAATAATTCCTTTTCCATGCTTATTTTTTGGGGCATTATGAATATTACAGAATTTCCTTTTTTTACAGCATATAAAGCTAGCCCTATTCCTGTATTTCCAGATGTTGGTTCAATAATAACTGTATTAGTTGTTATTAAATTTTCTTTTTCAGCCATTTGAAGCATATATGCTCCAACTCTATCCTTTATGCTACCTCCAGGATTAAAATACTCCACTTTTGCATATAATTCATTTTTTACATTAAAATACTCTTCTATATTCTTCAAACGAATAACAGGTGTTTCACCCATTAATTCCAATATTTCATTGTATATTTCCTTATTCTTTTTCATATAATCACCTCTTGTGAATATTTTCTTTTTTATATTGGCAATATTTTTTCCTTAGTATATCAAATTGGATTAAAAATGTCAATATTTAATTATTTATATTTATATAATATTTACATTTTGTTTATGTATTCTAACCCGGCAACATTTAGAAAATTCCAAGGTTTTCCATAATGTGGTTGGAAAAAAAAGTCTATAAAAGCCAATTCATTCATTTTCATATTATTTTGTATAATTACAGACATTGTGTTAATTGCTTGAGTTAAATTTGCTTTAGAAATTATTTGAGCACCTAATATTTTTCCATCATCTTTTTCAAAAACAACCTTGAGTTTTAAATTTTCATATGACGGCATAAATTCTGGTCTATTATTTTCTGTTATGGTTATAGAATCAACATTTATTCCCTGAATTTTTGCTGCAAATTCAGTTAAACCTGTAGAAGCAATATTATTTTCATATATTTTTATTCCTGATGTACCTTGCGTTCCTAAATGTTTTAATCGTTTTTCTTTTAAATTATGAGCGGCTATAGTTCCCATTCTAATTGCATTTGTTGCAAGTGGAATATATCTATATTCTTTAGTAGGATTATAATAAACCGCACAA
This is a stretch of genomic DNA from Marinitoga piezophila KA3. It encodes these proteins:
- a CDS encoding NAD(P)/FAD-dependent oxidoreductase — its product is MLRINNIKLPIDHQDEDIKKEIAKKLNISSKEIQEVRIIKRSIDARKKNDMIYFVYNVDFKVEDEDKLKNNSLVMISPEKEYILPAQGEELLTTRPIIIGSGPSGLFAGLILAEAGFEPIILERGKAVEERKKDVNLFWKKGVLNIESNVQFGEGGAGTFSDGKLNTLIKDKNNRIRKMLEEFVKAGAPEEILYVNKPHIGTDKLEIAVKNIRKKIISLGGSVLFESKVTDIIIKNGKVKGVVVNGNEKIYSDVIILAIGHSARDTFELLFNKGITIKQKPFSIGVRIEHLKELIDKSQYGKFYNHPRLKAADYKLSHRAKNGRAVYTFCMCPGGYVVASASEENMVVTNGMSEFARDNVNSNSAILVSVEPSDYPSNHPLAGVEFQRNFEKKAYAISNSYYAPVQLFGDFLRNKKSVKFKAVKPSYKPGTIFYDINNIYPEYITDALKEGILAMGKKLRGFSSYDSLLTGVETRSSSPVRIERNENYESISTEGLYPIGEGAGYAGGITSSAVDGIRVAESIIKRYKKGW
- a CDS encoding PLP-dependent cysteine synthase family protein — translated: MKKNKEIYNEILELMGETPVIRLKNIEEYFNVKNELYAKVEYFNPGGSIKDRVGAYMLQMAEKENLITTNTVIIEPTSGNTGIGLALYAVKKGNSVIFIMPQKISMEKELLLRAYGAYIIRVPGNVSPFSVMSQYKIAEIIRNIIWEKRKPLSKSEIEGIVSYIQILINQNNEKELKKIFEKAVDPNNYAFIPNQYFNKNNPKAHYRTTAPELWKQFNGELDYIFAGLGTGGTISGIGKYFKERKDIKLIGVDPEGSIYHHVKAGLTVEEALKHSHPYLVEGIGKNIIPKTINLDIIDDIVVINDQEAFSMARFLSKREGILVGGSSGAALFGMIKYLKENNIKNKKAVVIFPDSGRSYLTKFFNDEWMKDNNLEVNDEIILRKLFDECKI